From the genome of Leptolyngbya sp. FACHB-261, one region includes:
- the acs gene encoding acetate--CoA ligase, giving the protein MSQPAIESILHEERLFAPPPEFAQSARIKSLDEYKALYDRAAADPAKFWAEMAEQELHWFEKWHTVLDWQPPVAKWFVGGKINISYNCLDRHLTTWRRNKAALIWEGEPGDSRTLTYAQLHREVCQFANVLKQLGVQKGDRVGIYMPMIPEAAIGMLACARIGAVHNVVFGGFSAESLKDRLVDAEAKLVITADGGWRKGAIVPLKSQVDRALAGGGVPSVQNVLVVQRVGEAHPVEMTAGRDHWWHELQKDASADCPAEPMDSEDLLFVLYTSGTTGKPKGVVHTTGGYNLYAHLTTQWVFDLKDTDVYWCTADVGWITGHSYIVYGPLSNGATSLMYEGAPRASNPGCFWDVIEKYGVNIFYTAPTAIRAFIKMGEQLPQARDLSSLRLLGTVGEPINPEAWMWYHRVIGGGKCPIVDTWWQTETGGHMLTPLPGAIPTKPGSATLPFPGIIADVVNLEGNPVPAGEGGYLVIKHPWPGMMRTVYGDHDRFRRTYWEHIPGNLYFAGDGARRDQDGYYWVMGRVDDVISVSGHRLGTMEIESALVSHPAVAEAAVVGKPDELRGEAVFAFVTLEGVHQASDALKEELKKHVVKEIGALARPDQIQFTDSLPKTRSGKIMRRLLRNLASGQELLGDTSTLEDRSVLDKLREEA; this is encoded by the coding sequence ATGAGCCAGCCAGCTATCGAATCTATCCTCCATGAGGAACGGCTGTTTGCACCGCCGCCAGAATTCGCCCAAAGCGCTCGGATTAAAAGCCTGGACGAATATAAAGCCCTCTATGACCGGGCGGCGGCTGACCCAGCTAAGTTCTGGGCAGAAATGGCCGAGCAAGAGCTGCATTGGTTCGAGAAATGGCACACGGTTCTAGACTGGCAACCGCCCGTGGCCAAGTGGTTTGTCGGCGGCAAAATTAATATTTCTTACAACTGCTTGGACCGCCATCTCACCACCTGGCGACGCAATAAAGCAGCGCTGATTTGGGAAGGCGAACCCGGCGATTCGCGCACCCTAACCTACGCACAATTGCATCGAGAAGTCTGTCAGTTCGCCAATGTGCTCAAGCAGTTGGGCGTGCAGAAAGGCGACCGCGTTGGCATCTACATGCCCATGATTCCCGAGGCGGCGATAGGCATGCTGGCCTGTGCCCGGATCGGCGCTGTCCACAATGTGGTGTTTGGCGGCTTTAGTGCAGAGTCGCTCAAAGACCGTCTAGTCGACGCTGAGGCCAAGCTCGTGATCACCGCTGATGGCGGCTGGCGCAAGGGTGCCATTGTGCCTCTGAAATCTCAGGTCGATCGCGCCCTAGCAGGTGGCGGTGTGCCCAGTGTCCAGAACGTGCTGGTCGTGCAGCGAGTGGGTGAGGCGCATCCAGTCGAGATGACCGCAGGCCGCGACCACTGGTGGCACGAACTGCAAAAAGATGCTTCTGCCGATTGCCCCGCCGAGCCGATGGACAGCGAAGATCTGCTGTTTGTCCTCTATACCTCAGGCACGACCGGCAAACCCAAAGGCGTCGTCCATACTACGGGCGGCTACAACCTCTACGCCCACTTGACCACCCAGTGGGTGTTCGACCTCAAGGACACCGATGTCTACTGGTGCACGGCTGACGTGGGTTGGATCACCGGCCACAGCTACATCGTCTATGGCCCACTATCCAATGGGGCGACCTCACTGATGTATGAGGGTGCGCCCCGCGCCTCCAATCCCGGTTGCTTCTGGGACGTGATCGAGAAGTACGGCGTCAATATCTTCTACACGGCACCGACTGCCATTCGTGCCTTCATCAAGATGGGCGAACAGCTGCCCCAGGCCCGCGATCTCTCCAGTCTGCGCCTGCTGGGTACGGTGGGTGAACCGATTAACCCGGAGGCCTGGATGTGGTATCACCGCGTGATTGGCGGCGGCAAATGCCCAATTGTCGATACCTGGTGGCAAACCGAGACTGGCGGCCATATGCTGACGCCACTGCCCGGTGCGATTCCAACCAAACCAGGTTCCGCCACCCTGCCCTTTCCGGGCATCATCGCGGATGTTGTGAACCTGGAGGGTAATCCCGTCCCGGCAGGTGAAGGCGGCTATCTGGTGATTAAGCACCCCTGGCCGGGGATGATGCGCACGGTCTACGGCGATCACGACCGCTTCCGCCGCACCTACTGGGAGCATATTCCGGGCAATCTCTACTTTGCCGGGGATGGCGCTCGCCGTGACCAAGATGGCTATTACTGGGTGATGGGCCGCGTCGATGACGTGATTAGCGTCTCTGGTCACCGCCTGGGCACGATGGAAATTGAGTCGGCCCTGGTCTCACACCCGGCAGTAGCGGAGGCGGCAGTGGTGGGCAAACCGGATGAACTGCGCGGTGAGGCGGTCTTCGCCTTTGTGACCCTAGAAGGAGTGCACCAAGCCAGTGATGCCCTGAAAGAAGAACTGAAAAAGCACGTCGTCAAAGAAATCGGTGCCCTGGCTCGTCCTGACCAAATCCAGTTCACCGATTCTTTACCCAAAACCCGCTCCGGCAAAATCATGCGCCGCCTGTTGCGCAACCTAGCCTCTGGGCAGGAATTGCTCGGTGACACCTCGACCCTGGAAGACCGCTCGGTCCTGGATAAACTGCGCGAAGAGGCGTAG
- a CDS encoding Crp/Fnr family transcriptional regulator, with protein sequence MTARTIPLAFPVKFTDFRLDFTRRSFVRRASVPLLQDYLWRIESGIIRTFTWNEEGEVLTLGLWGPGDVVGRPLSKANPYEIECLTAVELSILPSHSWYQVLPTLLAQIQQSEELLSIIRCRPVEASLMQFLVWLSSKFGREVENGKLIDLPLTHQEIADLIGSTRVTVTRLLNQMEQEGTIHRALRRITILNVARA encoded by the coding sequence ATGACTGCAAGAACAATACCGCTAGCTTTTCCGGTCAAGTTCACTGATTTTCGGCTCGATTTCACCCGTCGCAGCTTTGTCCGTCGTGCGTCGGTGCCCCTGCTTCAGGATTATTTGTGGCGGATTGAGAGCGGCATTATTCGCACCTTCACCTGGAATGAAGAGGGCGAAGTTCTCACCTTGGGGTTGTGGGGACCGGGTGATGTTGTAGGCCGTCCTCTCTCCAAGGCGAACCCCTATGAAATTGAGTGCCTCACTGCGGTAGAACTGAGCATTTTGCCATCTCACAGTTGGTACCAAGTGCTGCCAACCTTGCTCGCTCAGATCCAGCAGTCAGAAGAGTTGCTTAGCATTATCCGTTGCCGCCCGGTCGAAGCTTCGTTGATGCAATTTCTGGTTTGGTTGAGCAGTAAATTTGGCCGGGAAGTTGAGAACGGCAAACTGATCGATTTGCCCCTCACCCATCAAGAAATTGCTGACTTAATCGGCTCGACCCGCGTAACTGTTACCCGCTTGCTCAATCAAATGGAGCAGGAAGGCACAATCCACCGGGCCTTGCGCCGCATCACGATTCTAAATGTGGCTAGGGCTTGA
- a CDS encoding NIL domain-containing protein, which translates to MDRILNKMVGDHSAAREWAGRLPSPNLPSPNLPGPNLTSSNLNRGTATRIRVKIRIPSEHRQEPVISRLISEHRLLVNITGAKLEDCPQAEGWFDLELHGTPPQLQQGLAYLQNLDIQIWGKPNPDGDSWS; encoded by the coding sequence ATGGATCGAATCCTGAACAAGATGGTTGGTGATCACTCAGCAGCCCGTGAGTGGGCAGGGCGTTTGCCTAGCCCAAACTTACCGAGCCCAAACTTGCCTGGCCCAAATCTAACTAGCTCAAACCTGAATAGAGGCACAGCTACTCGCATCCGCGTCAAAATTCGAATTCCCAGTGAGCATCGTCAAGAACCGGTCATTTCCCGCCTGATTTCTGAGCACCGCTTGCTCGTGAATATTACCGGGGCCAAGTTAGAAGATTGCCCTCAAGCCGAAGGCTGGTTTGACCTGGAATTGCACGGCACGCCGCCGCAGCTTCAGCAAGGACTCGCCTACCTTCAGAACCTGGACATCCAAATCTGGGGCAAACCCAATCCTGATGGAGATAGTTGGTCATGA
- a CDS encoding NIL domain-containing protein — protein sequence MVTRNNYEPPDPSAEDQRLTQTRIRIRIPRNHQEPVISHLVSRYGLTINISAALLGASVHEDGWFDLELRGAAKAIRSALIYLSDLDVEIWHGSNPEQDGW from the coding sequence ATGGTGACTCGAAATAATTACGAACCCCCTGATCCGTCTGCTGAAGATCAACGTCTCACTCAAACCCGAATTCGCATTCGGATTCCCCGTAACCACCAAGAACCAGTCATTTCACATTTGGTTTCTCGCTATGGCCTAACCATCAATATTTCGGCAGCTCTATTAGGGGCTAGTGTTCATGAAGACGGTTGGTTTGATCTGGAATTACGGGGTGCGGCTAAAGCCATTCGCAGCGCTCTGATTTACCTGTCCGATTTGGATGTGGAGATTTGGCATGGATCGAATCCTGAACAAGATGGTTGGTGA
- a CDS encoding 2Fe-2S iron-sulfur cluster-binding protein → MKTYQIELLNRSQQVITVAEDQFILDGAEAVGLRLPVGCRYGACVTCAARLIVGEVAQPQAVALKPAQVALGYVLLCVAYPRADCQFEVGLESQKDLYVNPFKGSAGHLSSRIGASDGDSK, encoded by the coding sequence ATGAAAACCTACCAGATTGAATTGCTCAATCGCAGCCAGCAAGTAATCACCGTTGCTGAAGATCAATTCATTCTGGATGGTGCTGAAGCTGTAGGCTTGCGCTTGCCCGTAGGCTGTCGTTATGGGGCCTGTGTGACCTGTGCCGCTCGCTTGATTGTGGGTGAGGTCGCACAGCCTCAGGCAGTAGCGCTCAAACCTGCTCAGGTTGCACTCGGTTATGTGCTTTTGTGTGTGGCTTATCCGCGTGCGGATTGCCAGTTTGAAGTGGGGCTTGAAAGCCAGAAAGATCTCTACGTCAATCCCTTTAAAGGTTCTGCTGGGCACCTTTCAAGTCGCATAGGAGCTTCAGATGGTGACTCGAAATAA
- a CDS encoding selenium-binding family protein, producing the protein MSDQTPHSNAHACCGPGYASPEAAMQAEREKLLYTIALYTGTRVEAPDYLATVDVDPASPTYSQVIYRTEMPYLGDELHHFGWNACSSCHNDASRARRFMVVPGQRSSRIYIIDTADAHAPKVHKVIEPEEIKAKTDLTAPHTVHCLADGQIMISMLGDSQGNAPGGFLLLDENFDIAGRWEHQADAMRFNYDFWYQPRHNVMVSSEWGAPKTYYPGFNLEDVSAGNYGRQLHFWDWAKHEITQSVDLGEEGLIPLEVRFHHNPDSTHGYVGAALSSNIWHWQKTDGQWKVSKAVDVPSVELEGWPFPVPSLITDLLISLDDRYLYFSNWLHGDIRQYDISDPANPKLVGQVWCGGLLGKGGEVKGHKLVGGPQMLQLSLDGKRLYVTSSLFSTWDNQFYPDMTETGSYLLQIDCDTEQGGLQINENFYVDFGKEPHGPARAHEMRYPGGDVTSDIWV; encoded by the coding sequence ATGTCTGATCAAACCCCTCACTCTAATGCCCATGCTTGCTGTGGCCCCGGCTATGCCTCGCCAGAAGCAGCCATGCAGGCCGAGCGAGAGAAACTGCTCTACACCATCGCCCTCTACACCGGCACTAGGGTTGAGGCTCCCGACTATCTGGCCACCGTCGATGTCGATCCAGCCTCACCCACTTACTCCCAGGTCATCTACCGCACGGAGATGCCCTATCTGGGTGATGAACTGCATCACTTTGGTTGGAATGCCTGTAGTTCTTGCCACAACGATGCCAGCCGCGCTCGTCGCTTTATGGTGGTGCCCGGTCAGCGCTCCAGCCGCATTTATATTATCGATACGGCTGATGCCCACGCACCCAAAGTGCATAAGGTGATTGAGCCTGAAGAAATCAAAGCCAAAACTGACCTGACCGCTCCCCATACGGTGCATTGTCTGGCCGATGGTCAAATCATGATTTCGATGTTGGGGGATAGTCAGGGTAATGCCCCCGGCGGCTTTTTGCTGCTGGATGAAAACTTTGATATCGCTGGGCGTTGGGAACACCAGGCAGATGCCATGCGCTTCAATTACGACTTCTGGTATCAGCCCCGCCATAATGTGATGGTCAGCAGCGAATGGGGCGCACCCAAAACTTACTATCCCGGCTTCAATTTAGAAGATGTCAGCGCTGGCAACTACGGTCGGCAATTGCATTTTTGGGATTGGGCCAAACACGAAATTACGCAGAGTGTTGACCTGGGTGAAGAGGGCTTAATTCCTCTCGAAGTGCGCTTCCATCACAACCCCGATAGCACTCACGGCTATGTTGGTGCTGCGCTCAGTAGTAATATCTGGCATTGGCAAAAGACTGATGGGCAATGGAAGGTCAGTAAAGCAGTCGATGTGCCGTCCGTTGAATTGGAAGGTTGGCCTTTTCCAGTGCCCTCTTTAATTACCGACCTGCTGATTTCGCTGGACGATCGCTATCTCTATTTCTCTAACTGGTTGCATGGCGATATTCGTCAGTACGACATCAGCGATCCAGCTAATCCCAAGCTAGTCGGTCAAGTTTGGTGCGGCGGTTTGTTGGGCAAGGGTGGTGAAGTCAAAGGGCACAAACTAGTGGGTGGCCCGCAAATGCTGCAACTGAGTTTGGATGGCAAACGCCTCTATGTCACTAGCTCGTTGTTTAGCACTTGGGACAATCAGTTCTATCCCGATATGACCGAGACGGGTTCTTATCTATTGCAGATCGATTGCGATACCGAGCAAGGCGGTTTGCAAATCAACGAGAACTTCTACGTTGATTTTGGCAAAGAACCACATGGACCGGCCCGTGCTCACGAAATGCGCTATCCCGGCGGTGATGTCACCTCGGATATTTGGGTCTAG
- a CDS encoding NIL domain-containing protein has product MAVQSSKVQAQAQTPESNHSDATDSIIQTRVRVRIPRNYYQDPVISQLASRHNLVVNITAALLGANARDEGWFDLELQGTAEQTAAGIDYLQSLNLDVYGLTLKDILESKLVKPKQPQADVNSTHLGNINPGYTNPDHTSPTDSATPATHSSATRSPVIDQALAHTRVRVRIPKTFREEPVISRLVSQYSLTVNIAGALLGPEARDDGWFDLELWGQPQQIQSGLSYLKQLKLQLWFDSGAADDW; this is encoded by the coding sequence ATGGCTGTTCAAAGCAGCAAAGTTCAAGCTCAAGCTCAAACCCCTGAATCTAACCATTCAGACGCCACTGATTCAATTATTCAAACGCGAGTTCGGGTGCGGATTCCTCGAAATTACTATCAGGATCCCGTTATTTCGCAACTTGCTTCCCGGCATAATCTAGTGGTTAATATTACCGCTGCTTTGCTAGGGGCGAATGCCCGTGATGAAGGCTGGTTTGATTTGGAACTGCAGGGCACAGCTGAGCAAACGGCAGCGGGCATTGACTACTTGCAATCGCTCAATCTGGATGTCTATGGCTTGACCCTGAAGGACATTCTGGAAAGCAAATTAGTGAAGCCTAAGCAACCGCAAGCCGATGTAAACTCTACCCACTTAGGCAATATCAACCCAGGCTATACCAACCCGGACCATACAAGCCCTACAGACAGCGCGACGCCTGCTACCCATTCATCTGCTACTCGTTCGCCTGTAATCGATCAGGCTTTGGCCCACACTCGGGTGCGCGTGCGTATTCCCAAAACCTTTCGTGAGGAACCAGTCATTTCCAGACTGGTTTCGCAATACAGCCTGACAGTCAATATTGCTGGGGCGCTGCTAGGCCCAGAGGCTCGGGACGATGGTTGGTTTGATCTAGAGTTATGGGGCCAGCCTCAGCAAATCCAGTCGGGTTTGAGCTATCTGAAGCAACTGAAATTGCAGTTGTGGTTCGATTCTGGTGCTGCTGATGACTGGTAA
- the cysW gene encoding sulfate ABC transporter permease subunit CysW — protein MPTKLEQPAGHSFGVSQQDAPDQERAWVKFTLIGVALAYLGVVLFIPAVNVFYEAFKNGFGAFIANLTEPNFVHAIQLTVLIALIVVPLNTVFGLCAAWAIARHRFPGRAFVISILDVPFAVSPVVAGLMIVLLYGRNGWFGPFLQAEDIRIIFALPGMVLATAFVTMPFVAREVLPVLEEAGSDQEEAAKTLGASDWQIFWRVTLPNIRWGLLYGVILTNARAMGEFGAVTVVSGNIARKTQTLPLFVEEAYKQYQTQAAFSAAVLLAALALVTLVLKEILERKTRIRDAE, from the coding sequence ATGCCGACTAAATTAGAACAGCCTGCGGGTCATTCCTTTGGCGTCTCCCAGCAAGACGCACCGGATCAAGAGCGGGCTTGGGTCAAATTTACGCTGATCGGCGTGGCTCTGGCTTACTTAGGCGTGGTGCTATTTATCCCAGCAGTCAATGTTTTTTACGAAGCCTTTAAGAACGGCTTCGGTGCTTTTATCGCCAACCTGACCGAACCTAACTTCGTGCATGCCATCCAGCTCACAGTGCTCATTGCCCTGATTGTGGTGCCCCTGAATACAGTGTTTGGTTTGTGTGCAGCTTGGGCGATTGCTCGACATCGGTTTCCAGGTCGTGCTTTCGTGATCAGCATTTTGGATGTGCCGTTTGCGGTGTCGCCGGTAGTTGCTGGTCTGATGATTGTCTTGCTCTACGGGCGCAACGGTTGGTTTGGCCCCTTTTTGCAGGCCGAAGACATCAGGATCATTTTTGCCCTGCCCGGTATGGTCTTAGCCACTGCTTTTGTGACCATGCCCTTTGTTGCCCGTGAGGTTTTGCCTGTTTTAGAAGAAGCAGGCTCGGATCAAGAAGAAGCTGCCAAAACCTTGGGCGCGAGTGATTGGCAAATTTTCTGGCGAGTCACGTTACCCAATATTCGTTGGGGTTTGCTCTACGGCGTGATTCTCACGAATGCTAGAGCAATGGGTGAATTTGGTGCGGTTACGGTTGTCTCGGGCAACATTGCTCGCAAGACCCAAACCCTGCCGCTATTTGTTGAAGAAGCTTACAAACAGTACCAAACTCAGGCCGCTTTTTCAGCAGCGGTTCTGCTGGCAGCTCTAGCGCTCGTGACCCTGGTGCTCAAGGAAATTCTAGAGCGCAAAACTCGCATTCGTGATGCCGAATAA
- the cysT gene encoding sulfate ABC transporter permease subunit CysT, translating to MAVSSLRKSSPPGWKSTLGTISKISWPWRITIGYLSIMLLLPTAALFAKAATESPANFWKIATSPVALSAYDVTFVTSFIAALFNGVFGVLIAWVLVRYDFPFKRIIDAAIDLPFALPTSVAGLVLASVYSDNGWIGSLFAPLGIKIAFTRLGVGMAMVFISLPFVVRTLQPVLQEMEKEIEEAAWCLGASRWQTFWQVILPPLMPAILTGVALGFSRAVGEYGSVIIVSSGIPFKDLIAPVLIVQRLEQFDYSGATVIGTVLLVVSLLILLAINLLQAWGQRYAD from the coding sequence ATGGCCGTATCATCTCTGCGCAAATCTTCACCCCCTGGCTGGAAGAGCACCTTAGGCACGATTTCCAAAATTTCCTGGCCCTGGCGCATCACCATTGGCTATCTCAGCATCATGTTGCTGCTGCCAACGGCGGCGCTGTTTGCTAAGGCTGCTACCGAAAGTCCTGCTAACTTCTGGAAGATTGCCACCAGTCCCGTTGCGCTGTCCGCTTACGATGTCACCTTTGTGACCTCATTCATTGCCGCCCTGTTCAATGGTGTATTCGGCGTTTTAATCGCCTGGGTTCTGGTCCGCTACGACTTTCCGTTCAAGCGGATTATCGATGCTGCAATTGATTTGCCTTTTGCGTTACCAACCTCAGTTGCAGGCTTAGTTTTAGCTTCGGTTTATAGTGACAACGGTTGGATCGGCTCCCTATTTGCGCCACTGGGTATCAAGATCGCCTTCACCCGCTTAGGGGTTGGGATGGCGATGGTTTTCATTTCACTGCCCTTCGTGGTACGCACGCTGCAACCCGTGCTGCAAGAGATGGAAAAAGAGATTGAAGAAGCGGCTTGGTGCTTGGGAGCTTCGCGTTGGCAAACCTTTTGGCAAGTGATTTTGCCGCCTCTAATGCCCGCAATTCTGACTGGTGTGGCCTTGGGATTTTCGCGGGCAGTGGGTGAATATGGGTCTGTAATTATTGTTTCTTCAGGTATTCCGTTTAAGGACTTAATTGCACCGGTACTGATTGTGCAGAGACTTGAACAATTCGACTACTCTGGTGCAACGGTTATTGGCACCGTTTTGTTGGTTGTTTCGCTGTTGATCTTGCTGGCGATCAACTTGCTACAAGCTTGGGGACAACGTTATGCCGACTAA
- a CDS encoding sulfate ABC transporter substrate-binding protein — protein MGWWQQIGQSIRRNRSLKSLVALFLVGVSLSVSMAACTGGNASNSAASPADGASPAAQKDVELTLVSYAVTRAAYEKIIPQFTAKWQQEKGQNVTFNQSYGGSGSQARAVIDGLEADVVALALALDTKKIEKAELIQPGWEKEAPNGSIVHKSVAALITREGNPKAVNTWADLAKDGVSVITANPKTSGGARWNFLALWGSVTQTGGDEAKAKEFTTKVFKNVPVLPKDAREATDVFVKQGQGDVLINYENEAILAKQNGENQPYVVPTDVNISIDNPVAVVDKNVDKHGTREVAEAFVQFLFTPEAQREFAKVGFRPVDPAVGSEVADQYPKITKLFTAQDMGGWDQIQTKFFDDGSEFDQIQASK, from the coding sequence ATGGGTTGGTGGCAACAAATTGGACAAAGTATACGCAGAAATAGGTCACTCAAGAGTTTGGTGGCGCTGTTTCTGGTTGGGGTCAGCTTGAGTGTGTCAATGGCAGCCTGCACCGGGGGTAATGCCAGCAACTCCGCAGCCAGCCCTGCAGATGGCGCCAGCCCTGCTGCTCAAAAAGACGTCGAGTTGACGTTGGTTTCCTACGCAGTGACCCGAGCTGCCTATGAGAAGATCATCCCGCAATTCACGGCTAAGTGGCAGCAGGAAAAAGGTCAGAATGTCACTTTTAATCAAAGTTATGGTGGATCTGGCTCTCAAGCCCGGGCGGTGATCGACGGCTTGGAAGCTGATGTCGTGGCTTTGGCGCTGGCGCTGGACACCAAGAAAATTGAGAAAGCAGAGCTGATCCAGCCCGGCTGGGAGAAGGAAGCCCCTAACGGTTCGATTGTGCACAAGTCTGTAGCGGCGCTGATCACGCGTGAGGGTAACCCGAAAGCCGTTAACACTTGGGCAGACTTGGCTAAAGATGGCGTCAGTGTGATTACTGCCAACCCTAAGACTTCTGGCGGTGCCCGTTGGAACTTCCTAGCGCTATGGGGCTCGGTCACCCAGACTGGCGGTGATGAGGCGAAGGCTAAGGAGTTCACCACCAAAGTCTTTAAGAACGTGCCAGTGCTGCCCAAGGATGCCCGTGAAGCCACTGACGTCTTCGTGAAGCAAGGCCAGGGCGACGTTCTGATCAACTACGAGAACGAGGCCATCCTTGCCAAGCAAAATGGTGAGAACCAACCCTATGTCGTGCCCACGGATGTCAACATCTCCATTGACAACCCTGTAGCTGTGGTTGACAAGAATGTTGATAAGCACGGCACTCGAGAAGTGGCTGAAGCCTTTGTTCAGTTCCTCTTTACGCCAGAAGCACAGCGTGAATTTGCCAAAGTTGGCTTCCGTCCGGTTGACCCAGCGGTAGGTTCAGAAGTGGCTGACCAGTATCCAAAAATCACCAAGCTGTTCACCGCTCAAGATATGGGTGGCTGGGATCAAATTCAGACCAAGTTCTTCGATGACGGTTCCGAGTTCGACCAAATCCAAGCCAGCAAGTAG
- a CDS encoding DUF1997 domain-containing protein, which produces MRFTASQPVSLVVPALPGAAPTLVRHYLRQPRRLVSALVDPSRLETLGPDLFRLKMRPLNFLHLAIQPTVDLKVWAEADGTVRLRSVGSQIRGMEYFNQRFALDLVGVLQPLEVAGQTRLVGEANLEVRVELPPALWLTPTPLLEATGTGLLKSVLMTIKQRLAGQLLEDYSRWVQSDAPNRSAPHLDPSSLPANG; this is translated from the coding sequence ATGCGGTTTACTGCCTCTCAGCCTGTGTCCCTGGTCGTTCCCGCCTTGCCAGGGGCTGCCCCTACTTTGGTTCGGCACTATCTGCGTCAACCACGACGCCTAGTCAGTGCGTTGGTTGACCCTAGTCGCCTGGAGACATTGGGCCCAGATCTATTTCGCTTAAAGATGCGGCCCCTGAACTTTTTGCACTTAGCAATCCAGCCGACTGTGGACCTGAAGGTGTGGGCGGAGGCAGATGGCACCGTACGGCTCCGCTCGGTTGGTAGCCAAATTCGAGGCATGGAGTATTTCAACCAACGTTTTGCGCTGGATCTGGTGGGGGTGCTGCAACCCTTGGAGGTTGCAGGGCAAACTCGGTTGGTGGGCGAAGCCAATCTAGAAGTACGGGTCGAGTTGCCGCCAGCGCTTTGGCTGACTCCGACTCCCTTGCTGGAAGCCACTGGCACCGGTCTACTTAAGAGCGTATTGATGACGATCAAGCAGCGCTTAGCCGGACAACTCCTAGAGGACTATAGCCGTTGGGTGCAGTCTGATGCCCCTAACCGCAGTGCCCCTCACTTGGATCCGTCTTCGCTGCCAGCCAATGGTTGA
- a CDS encoding ribonuclease HII, which translates to MSPLVAGVDEVGRGCLFGPVVAAAVILPDASLPLLLKAGLTDSKKLTALDRERLDQQIRFVALTWAVGSASVVEIDRINILQASLLAMARAIAQLEPQPAHCLIDGNQRVPELPMPQTTIIKGDRDSPMIAAASIVAKVWRDQLLTQLALEYPGYDLAANKGYGTRKHRAAIARQGLTPLHRRSFKPCQLDLLQPLAGSEDGSK; encoded by the coding sequence TTGTCCCCCTTAGTCGCGGGGGTTGATGAGGTTGGACGGGGCTGTCTATTCGGTCCCGTCGTAGCGGCGGCAGTCATCCTGCCTGATGCCAGTTTGCCCCTACTGTTGAAAGCAGGGCTCACTGACAGCAAGAAACTGACAGCCTTGGATCGAGAACGGCTGGATCAGCAGATCCGGTTTGTCGCGCTCACTTGGGCGGTAGGCAGTGCCTCAGTAGTAGAAATTGACCGGATCAATATCCTACAGGCGTCACTATTAGCGATGGCGCGGGCAATTGCCCAGCTCGAACCGCAGCCAGCCCATTGCTTGATCGACGGCAATCAACGAGTGCCTGAGCTGCCGATGCCACAAACTACCATCATCAAAGGCGATCGCGACTCTCCGATGATTGCCGCAGCTAGTATTGTGGCCAAAGTTTGGCGCGACCAACTGTTAACCCAATTGGCACTGGAATACCCTGGCTATGATCTAGCAGCCAACAAAGGCTATGGCACGCGTAAGCATCGAGCTGCCATTGCCCGCCAGGGCTTAACTCCGTTGCATCGCCGCAGCTTTAAGCCTTGTCAGCTCGATCTGCTTCAACCATTGGCTGGCAGCGAAGACGGATCCAAGTGA